The following nucleotide sequence is from Solea senegalensis isolate Sse05_10M linkage group LG19, IFAPA_SoseM_1, whole genome shotgun sequence.
acatttaaatttcagtcttcaaacacatgaattatattaaattaaataattacttaAGATAACTTTGAATAAAAGCTACAGGACAAAGCTAGGcctcaaattgaattgaaatgaaattgaaatgaatgtaataaaacaaactatagagcagtggttctcacaCATTTactacctgagaaaatattgagttctctcagtaacaccattatcaccaatgttaaaatacgaTGGCGTAAATAGAgcaagtcagctacagactttgcACAGatggcagatttattcccagtaagatcatttgctctcatGATGGTCCTCTATCTCACACAGAGGTTATTTTATACACAGTCAAATTCCTCAGCTCTACATCTGATATATACGGTAATTCACGTTAAACACCAGCCAGAGGACACTTGTGAAACTTggatgaaataaacaaagatggTGGAAGAGACGTTCACCATAATAATCTTCTACTACTAATGTTTAAGTTATATTGATTGTCCCACGTTATGGATTAAATGcatacaaaaatattattaaaactaTAATATGACACATTCAGATGATTGAGCTCTCAGAGACAAAGTGgttggctcttaaaagagccgttgttgttttgtttgatgaCAAAGTGAAGTGAGTTTAACCGCCGAAGCCGTACAGAGTTCTTCCCTGTCTCTTCAGAGCATAAACCACGTCCATGGCGGTCACAGTCTTCCTCTTTGCGTGCTCGGTGTAGGTGACAGCATCACGGATCACGTTCTCCAGGAAAACCTTCAACACCCCACGAGTCTCCTCGTAGATCAGACCAGAGATACGCTTCACTCCGCCACGGCGAGCCAGACGGCGGATGGCGGGCTTGGTAATTCCCTGGATGTTATCACGGAGAACTTTGCGGTGACGCTTAGCGCCTCCTTTACCGAGACCCTTTCCTCCTTTTCCACGGCCACTCATTTTATCAGATTGTAGAATACACAGATATGGTGACTATGTCGAGATTCACGGATATTCAAAGTCTGTTTGAGGACCTGGTTGAAGACAAAGGCGCCATATTCTTCCTCTGTGGGTTATCATGGTGAATAAAGGAGTCTGTGGTGCATCAGCGCCCCCAACAGGAGAAGAGCGTCAGTGACAGCATGTCCCAGAGGTctcacaaaataattaaaaataattaaataattaaaaaataaacacttatttaatagaaaaaaacacacatttgcatcacGTAACAGAGAAAGAGTGGAAGGCcaacaaaatgaattaattcatgaaaaaacagtacaacaattaataaatatatgtgttaattaagaaaagaaaagaaaaaaggtgatttaaaagATTCTGTATGGTggaggggtggagtggctcagtggttaagaccggtacctgTGTGCGAAAAGggcaatggttgcaagttcgactccacccctggctgattgtactcaattcccatgtgagtcgctttggataaaaagtgtctgctaaatgacatgtaatgtatgaATAATTGTGCATGTCAAAAATAACTATtaattttctgatttatttacttttgtgtttattCGAGCACaagaaaagaatggagaagcaAAGCGAGGCGAATCCTACAGATGAGATGGATGActaaagggagagaaaaaaattatGCATTGACCTCGATTGATTGgattgttttgtgacttttgggaagttgaatatgccaggcaacaagtcgagacGGTCACTCGCGACAGaatatcatggacacatgtacagacacacatggagtctgatttgaCTGTCTAGAGCAAGGGTCCCCAAACGTTTTCCAGTGAGGGCCACATAACTTTTCCCTTCTCTGATGGGGGGCCAGTCAGTTTGTAACAGAAAAAGTGTGACCATCGCAGGGTTGcctaaatgtaaacatttattgtttCGACGCGCCTGGTGATTGTACTCGCCGACAGACTCACGGCATTAAAGACATCTTTCTTCTCGGGACACACCTCCTCCACgacaacattcaaacatttcttGACAAACTCTCCCTCAGTGAAAGGTTTACCACAGCTTGCTATCAGTTGAGCAACACAGAAGCTGGCCCGGCTCACGTTCACGTTCTATGACTGGGATAAAGTGAGGTCGTAgtagcaactttttttttgtgtggctcacaattcaattcaaatgagCTTCATTGACGTAAGGAAACATTTCCTGGGATTCAGTCAGGCAGGCCCACTTCACCCCAGTGTTCTATGCTTGCTTTAGTCTCGATTGCGTGGCCAgactgaaaaaataataatgcggggaaaaaaataatgtgtctcTGGAATTGTTCAGGGGGCCGGGTCAAATGTGGAGGGGGGCTGTGTCCGACCCCCAGGCCGTAGTTTGGGGACCACTggtctagagctagactatatctctgagtgctgatgctgaaacatgtttttctttgtcaaatgtcatgagaaaagaataattatgtaatctatgatgataatgggggtgggactagataagcttttgcttctcccgctttccctttcggtaccgtgtgaactacactgatgtgtgataagtgatctaaatgtcatgaccgaaacaaacaaacaaacaaacaaacaaacaaacaaacaaataaataaataaataaataaataaataaataaataaataaataaataaagtatgatccagacatgacatgacataatCACTTATGTCTGACAGGTTTGTGAATCAAGCTGAAAAAATagggtttaaaaaaagcttaaagaactttaaataaacatgtcaaagtaagg
It contains:
- the LOC122785749 gene encoding histone H4, coding for MSGRGKGGKGLGKGGAKRHRKVLRDNIQGITKPAIRRLARRGGVKRISGLIYEETRGVLKVFLENVIRDAVTYTEHAKRKTVTAMDVVYALKRQGRTLYGFGG